DNA sequence from the Treponema sp. OMZ 838 genome:
CTGTTGATAAATCTAAGCCAAGACCTTCATAGACGGCAGCAGCATCGTTTTTCAGCTTTTCATCTACTCGGATTTGAACTAAGGTACTTGCCATAAGGAATCTCCTGAAACCGATATTATCATATAAAAAGTCATTTTTGCAAGTATAATGTAATAACAAATTCTTATAGCTGTAAAAATCTTTCAAATTGTTTGAAAATATATCAATCAAGCTCTATTTTTGAAACGTCTATTTCTCCAGACATCAATTTGGGGAGAAGAGTGTCGCGGAGGGCAGAAAGCGCTGTATTTTCAATACGGGTTGTGATAATAAAATCATATACGTGACTAAGCAAGTTTCCCACTGTCAAATATACTTGTTTTGTAGGAATAACAACCTCTGCTTTTGCTAAATTTTCTCGTTTGATATGTCCTAGTGTGGTTGCTTTATCTGCAGCTTCCGTAATAAAGTGATGTAAATGAAATTTTGTCCAACAATAATAAAACCATTTGACATATTTGTTCGAGCTTACTTTAAAAAGATGTTGGTTCAATCCGCACAAACCTCCACACCAGAAATCGATTAGTAAACTTCCTGACCAAGAAAAAATAACATCGCCATTATGTATTAAATAAGCAGGATTTACATTATTTGAACATAATTCACTGCTATTATCGCAAAAACCTTGACGAAGTTCTTTGATTTTCATAACAGGAATTCCTTGTTCATTATTGAGAGGGCGATATTTTTGCATTGCTAGGCCATTCACATAATCTGCAATATCCAGTAAACACGCCTTTTCCCAATCATCTGGCATTGTACCGCCGAATGGCTCAAAATCAATAAACCATGACTTAAAAATTGCCTGAGCCTGCTGCTCTAAATTAGTATTTATCTGCCGATTGAGCTCGATTTTATCGTCGAGGAGTCTTAGAAGTTTCGTCAATTTTTGTTGTTCAGTATATGACGGACAAGAAATTTCAAGATTTTTAACAACATCAAGTTGTACTCTTTGCCGTCCGGAAGAACCAACCATTGATTTTATTGCACCTTCTCTAACGTCAGAACTCGTTGCTAAATAGTAAATATAATCAGCATCCGCTATTCCTTTTTTTGCTCTTAAAACAATATATTCTGTAGAACCAAATCCAATTTCATTATCATTTAATAAAGAAATTTTAGCTGTTTTACCATTTTCTAGACAGGGAGTAATTCTAGCCATTATCGTATCGCCATTACGAAATTTTGTACCGCTATAAAAAACTTCTTTTGTATATCCTATAACATCTCTACAAAAAGGCGTAAGCTGTGTCATTTCTATTTTTTTAGCAGCAGAGCCTTTGGGTATACTTTCTTTAGGATTAAATTCAATAATATCTTTCAATTTACATTCTTTCCACTTTTCCATATTTATTCCTCAGCACAATTATTTCTTATCCAATATATTTGCGATGTGCAATTTTGACATTGCTTTGTTTGACCATCGCGTACTGCAATGTGGTATCGATACGTTTATGTCCCAATAGCTGCTGTAGTTGTTCGATGGGCATTCCCTTATCGATTGCCATTGTCGCCAATGTTCTTCTGAATTTATGAGGATGCACCCGCGCCAATCCTAACTGTTTTCCCAATCGGCGCAAACAAGTTTCAATACCGCCGATATTCATTCTATTATATGGAGCTTTAAGCGAGACGAAAAGAGCTGGATTATCGTCAGTTCTGCTTTGAAGATAATTTTTTAAATGTATCTTTGTTCGGGCATCAAAATATACCACTCGTTCCTTATTACCTTTACCGAACACAACACATTCACGTTCGTTAAAATCTATATCGTTCCGATTAAGAAGCACCATTTCACCCACTCTCATGCCGGTTGATGCAAGCATATCGATCATTGCTAAATCGCGCGGTTCGGTGCAGTTATCCCGCATCATTTCTAGAGCTTCATCAGAATAAGTCTCTTTTATGTTAATAACAGCTTTTACTTTATGGATTCGCCGTACCGGACTTTTTAAAATATGATCTTCATCTTCAAGCCACGAGAAAAAACTCGACAATATCCGCCGAATATTATCAATTGTAACCCTGCAGGACTGTTTTTGCTGCTGATAACTTGTAAGATAGCTGCGTATATCTTCCGTTTCAATCTGTTTTATATCTTTGTTTACCGTAGAAAGCATAGCTTGAATGGTTGTATGGTAGTATTTGAGCGATTTTTCCGAACATCCTTCG
Encoded proteins:
- a CDS encoding restriction endonuclease subunit S, coding for MEKWKECKLKDIIEFNPKESIPKGSAAKKIEMTQLTPFCRDVIGYTKEVFYSGTKFRNGDTIMARITPCLENGKTAKISLLNDNEIGFGSTEYIVLRAKKGIADADYIYYLATSSDVREGAIKSMVGSSGRQRVQLDVVKNLEISCPSYTEQQKLTKLLRLLDDKIELNRQINTNLEQQAQAIFKSWFIDFEPFGGTMPDDWEKACLLDIADYVNGLAMQKYRPLNNEQGIPVMKIKELRQGFCDNSSELCSNNVNPAYLIHNGDVIFSWSGSLLIDFWCGGLCGLNQHLFKVSSNKYVKWFYYCWTKFHLHHFITEAADKATTLGHIKRENLAKAEVVIPTKQVYLTVGNLLSHVYDFIITTRIENTALSALRDTLLPKLMSGEIDVSKIELD
- the xerA gene encoding site-specific tyrosine recombinase/integron integrase gives rise to the protein MKQNLINDVMQSMLPCLNNAQLEKLQAVMQYVLFQYEITKKDGSSECSTLNLVDLFLSAKRVEGCSEKSLKYYHTTIQAMLSTVNKDIKQIETEDIRSYLTSYQQQKQSCRVTIDNIRRILSSFFSWLEDEDHILKSPVRRIHKVKAVINIKETYSDEALEMMRDNCTEPRDLAMIDMLASTGMRVGEMVLLNRNDIDFNERECVVFGKGNKERVVYFDARTKIHLKNYLQSRTDDNPALFVSLKAPYNRMNIGGIETCLRRLGKQLGLARVHPHKFRRTLATMAIDKGMPIEQLQQLLGHKRIDTTLQYAMVKQSNVKIAHRKYIG